A part of Mercenaria mercenaria strain notata unplaced genomic scaffold, MADL_Memer_1 contig_2020, whole genome shotgun sequence genomic DNA contains:
- the LOC128552083 gene encoding uncharacterized protein LOC128552083 has translation MNFLLQFTTGEAHKIASGYSHLSAEVGFTATMKEFKDRYGDPDVVANEYVKKALEWSVIKADNPKALDQYSIFLKECLYAVENVEAARVLEYSENIKRIIMKLPYYLHERWRTIVYELKEKNRVVKFNNLVSFVQREAKKANDPLYGKTVMSVESHSTRAPTLNQRKPYRSFATNTSNDEHRELLPETSLSEHVVQCVYCSAEHSLNSCQDITKQPLKERYQFLRSKGLCFGCLKPGHQKSNCNRKMECHICKRPHPSILHVEPTDNEKFYTKTAATSTGAGIRQVLPIVPVRIKSKSSSKVVETYAFLDTDRITKSELEKWPHLKNVELPTIDQSNCDVELLIGVDVPRALEPWDVIPSVDNSPFAVKTLFGWAVNGPIDYSDVDAECLNAFSVTCNFIQTSLDQQVRNNFNLDFSERVIDDVPEHSCEDKRFLEIVAGSARFENGHYVMNLPFKSKDIQMPNNRQVAIHRLSLLGKRFKGDAEFQGQYGDFMNKMMENGYARKVPSRDLTQNDGCVWYLPHHGVFHPKKNKIRVVFDCAARFQGRSLNEELLQGPNLTNTLIGTLIRFREEQVAIMGDIDSMFIRLGSQNVMLVCYGFYGGKMGTLINILLNIK, from the exons ATGAATTTCTTACTACAGTTTACAACTGGTGAAGCACACAAAATAGCTTCAGGATATTCACACTTGAGTGCTGAAGTAGGTTTCACAGCTACAATGAAGGAATTCAAAGACAGATATGGTGATCCCGATGTGGTAGCTAACGAGTATGTTAAAAAAGCCTTAGAATGGTCCGTCATAAAAGCAGACAATCCAAAAGCATTAGATCAATACTCTATATTTTTAAAGGAATGCTTATACGCAGTTGAGAATGTGGAAGCGGCCAGGGTTCTTGAATACTCTGAGAACATTAAGCGCATCATCATGAAGTTACCGTATTACCTGCATGAGAGGTGGCGCACAATAGTATATGAGTTAAAGGAAAAGAATCGCGTTGTAAAATTCAACAACCTTGTCTCATTTGTACAAAGGGAAGCTAAGAAGGCCAACGACCCATTGTATGGGAAAACGGTGATGAGTGTGGAGTCGCATAGTACACGTGCGCCTACGTTGAATCAAAGGAAGCCGTATAGAAGTTTCGCTACAAATACAAGCAATGACGAACATAGAGAGTTACTACCTGAAACAAGTCTATCCGAACACGTTGTGCAGTGTGTGTATTGCAGCGCTGAACATTCGCTGAATTCTTGCCAGGACATCACCAAACAGCCACTTAAAGAAAGATACCAGTTCTTGAGATCAAAGGGTTTATGCTTTGGTTGCCTGAAGCCAGGGCATCAGAAGTCAAATTGTAACAGGAAGATGGAATGTCATATCTGCAAGAGACCACACCCAAGTATTCTCCATGTGGAACCCACGGACAAtgaaaaattttacacaaaaacggCTGCAACGTCTACAGGGGCTGGAATTCGTCAAGTTTTGCCTATTGTTCCTGTGAGAATTAAATCTAAAAGTAGTAGCAAAGTTGTAGAAACATATGCATTTCTTGATACTG ATAGAATAACAAAGTCCGAGTTAGAAAAATGGCCACATTTGAAAAACGTTGAATTACCTACGATTGATCAGTCGAATTGCGATGTTGAACTCTTGATTGGCGTCGACGTACCTAGGGCACTGGAGCCTTGGGATGTTATTCCCAGTGTTGACAACAGTCCGTTTGCGGTTAAGACCCTATTCGGCTGGGCTGTAAATGGTCCCATAGACTATAGTGATGTTGATGCTGAATGTTTAAACGCGTTTTCAGTGACATGTAACTTCATTCAGACAAGTCTTGATcagcaagttagaaataatttTAACCTTGATTTCAGTGAACGCGTAATTGATGATGTTCCGGAACATTCTTGCGAAGATAAGCGATTTTTAGAGATAGTGGCAGGATCTGCAAGGTTTGAAAATGGACACTATGTAATGAACTTACCATTTAAGTCGAAAGACATACAAATGCCTAATAACAGACAGGTAGCTATACACAGACTGTCATTACTAGGAAAGCGTTTCAAAGGTGATGCAGAATTTCAAGGACAGTACGGTGATTTCATGAATAAGATGATGGAGAATGGCTATGCGCGAAAGGTTCCAAGTAGGGATTTGACACAGAACGATGGATGTGTTTGGTATTTGCCGCATCATGGTGTATTCCatccaaagaaaaacaaaatacgtGTTGTATTCGACTGTGCGGCACGTTTTCAAGGAAGGTCCTTGAATGAAGAATTATTGCAAGGTCCGAACCTTACGAACACTCTTATTGGAACATTGATCAGGTTTCGCGAGGAGCAAGTTGCTATTATGGGGGACATAGATAGCATGTTTATCAGGTTAGGGTCCCAGAATGTGATGCTAGTTTGTTACGGTTTCTATGGTGGGAAGATGGGGACATTAATAAACATATTGTTGAATATCAAATGA